In one Lolium rigidum isolate FL_2022 chromosome 3, APGP_CSIRO_Lrig_0.1, whole genome shotgun sequence genomic region, the following are encoded:
- the LOC124694841 gene encoding transcription factor MYB44-like encodes MPVVGSASPVLSGYMRRLQVVTLFSVELMWSEAEAKKSFIAAGMSFNKAVGKAWTQEEDTVLREQVRLHGGPSNWNAICQALPGRNSAACRQRWVRFLSPTIDVDKPFTAAEDQIIVANQARYGNRWTTIAHFLPGRTDLAISNRWKSVLSTQHGAHASTPAPAPAAARAAGPVLPLVRGGTSSATHATQEDLTGDEAPLMECLQLFPLAPGDIRADPRAAPSSDLSCGADDPLTQLRLAPAPAATVVDAMPL; translated from the exons ATGCCAGTAGTTGGAAGTGCTTCGCCGGTTCTTTCGGGCTACATGCGGCGACTTCAGGTGGTGACTCTCTTCTCTGTGGAGCTCATGTGGTCGGAGGCAGAGGCGAAGAAGAGCTTCATTGCCGCCGGCATGTCCTTCAATAAGGCCGTTGG GAAGGCGTGGACCCAGGAGGAGGACACCGTCCTGCGGGAGCAGGTGCGCCTGCACGGCGGGCCGAGCAACTGGAACGCCATCTGCCAGGCGCTGCCCGGGCGGAACAGCGCTGCGTGTCGCCAACGCTGGGTTCGCTTCCTCAGCCCGACCATCGACGTCGACAAGCCCTTTACTGCGGCGGAGGACCAGATCATCGTCGCGAACCAGGCCAGGTACGGCAACCGCTGGACCACCATCGCCCACTTCCTCCCTGGCCGCACCGACTTGGCCATTTCCAACCGGTGGAAGTCCGTCCTCTCCACGCAGCacggcgcccacgcctccacgcccgctcccgctcccgccgcCGCACGCGCCGCGGGCCCTGTCCTACCGCTGGTCAGGGGCGGTACCTCGTCGGCTACGCACGCGACGCAGGAGGACTTGACGGGGGACGAGGCGCCGCTCATGGAGTGCCTCCAGCTGTTCCCTCTGGCTCCCGGGGATATCAGGGCCGATCCGCGCGCGGCGCCGTCCAGTGATTTGTCTTGCGGTGCAGATGACCCGCTCACGCAGCTGAGGCTCGCGCCCGCGCCAGCGGCGACGGTGGTCGATGCTATGCCGCTGTAG
- the LOC124696092 gene encoding cyclin-A3-1-like yields the protein MEPRGRRRKQQATDPEEAMGNKENSASAAPPPKRPRTGRNPLAEVPTTANNASASAAPAPIQASKRTTRAAAREAAAKAVEEEARKREAAAIAPRPAPSKQPDAGAAQASVAPYVGDIDQYLRSLEAEQLRRPRDDYIGTIQNDISANMRGILVDWLVDVADEFKLLADTLYLAVSYIDRFLTVSVVSRNKLQLLGVASLLVAAKYEEIYLPKVNEFSEITDGTYTKQQVVKMEADILKFLNFQVGGPTIRTFLWKFLTSCRGANSASAKRLELTCSYLAELSLIDYDCIKFLPSVIAAACLFVARLTISPKTRPWNLTLQESTGYKVSDLKSCILRIHDLQLGRKYPTLKASKSKYGDRKFGCVATVTAPEEIPASFLEDTSK from the exons ATGGAGCCACGCGGCCGCCGGCGGAAGCAGCAGGCGACGGACCCGGAGGAGGCGATGGGGAACAAGGAGAACAGCGCCAGCGCGGCGCCGCCACCCAAGCGGCCGCGCACGGGCCGCAATCCCCTGGCCGAGGTCCCCACCACCGCGAACAACGCctcggcgtcggcggcgccggcgccgattCAGGCGTCCAAGCGGACGacgcgcgcggcggcgagggaggccgcggccaaggcggtggaggaggaggcgcggaagcgggaggcggcggccattGCCCCCCGCCCGGCGCCCTCGAAGCAGCCTGACGCCGGGGCGGCGCAGGCGTCCGTCGCCCCGTACGTCGGGGACATCGACCAGTACCTGCGGTCCCTCGAG GCAGAACAATTGAGGAGGCCGAGGGATGACTATATTGGGACAATACAGAACGACATCAGCGCTAACATGAGGGGGATCCTGGTGGATTGGCTGGTGGATGTGGCTGACGAGTTCAAGCTTCTGGCTGACACACTCTACCTCGCGGTTTCGTATATTGACCGCTTCCTCACAGTGAGTGTCGTCAGCCGGAACAAGCTCCAGTTGCTGGGCGTTGCTTCTTTGCTTGTTGCTGC GAAGTATGAAGAAATTTATCTTCCTAAGGTGAACGAGTTCAGTGAGATTACTGATGGCACATACACCAAACAACAG GTGGTGAAGATGGAGGCTGACATACTGAAATTTCTCAACTTTCAGGTGGGGGGCCCCACCATAAGAACTTTTCTATG GAAATTCTTAACTTCTTGTCGTGGAGCCAAC TCTGCAAGTGCAAAAAGATTGGAGCTTACGTGCAGCTATCTCGCTGAACTGAGCTTGATAGACTACGACTGCATAAAGTTCCTGCCATCAGTTATCGCTGCTGCCTGCCTGTTTGTAGCCAGGCTAACAATCAGCCCAAAGACTCGTCCTTGG AACCTGACGCTGCAAGAGAGCACGGGCTACAAGGTATCTGATCTCAAGAGTTGCATCTTGAGGATACATGATTTGCAGTTGGGCAGAAAGTATCCAACCCTGAAAGCCAGCAAAAGCAAGTATGGTGACCGCAAG TTCGGGTGCGTGGCTACAGTTACTGCACCGGAAGAAATTCCTGCA